In Falsibacillus pallidus, the genomic window ATTGATTCTGATGGCGGGCATAGGGACGAGCATAGCTTTCTACTTTAAATCAAAAGGATGGTGGGGGAGAAAGAAGCTGTAGTTTCCTATAATAATTCGATTCTTTGAGAAGGAATTTATCGGTCAGGAACAGAATTACCTAAATGGCTGATTCTACCCAAGGAAACCTAAGATCCAGGAGAGACAGAAGAAAATGGCGGGGAAAAGAAAATGGATAAAAAACAAATTGGTATAGATGCAGGCGGTTCTCTTATTAAGATTGCTTATTTTGAGAATGGCATGCTGCACACAAAAATGTACAGTAATGAGCAAACAGACGAATTTATGGGATGGATTTCGTTTCTCAGTTTAAATCATAAAGTGGTTTTAACCGGAGGAAAAGCTGTGAAACTGAGAAATCATTTTCAAGGAAGTAAAGTCATTCCCGAGTTTGAGGCAACGGCAATCGGAACAGATTATCTGCTGAAAAAGGAAAAGAATGTAATGGGTGCCTATATCTTGACCATGATTGGAACAGGAACATCCATTCAGTATATCCACCAAGGAAAAGGAGAGAGGCTCCTTGGCAGTGGAATTGGAGGAGGTTCTATCCTTGGTCTTGGGCGATTATTGACTGGGAGCACAAATTTTCATGAATTAATGGAGCTTGCAGAAAAAGGGCAGGCAGGAAAATTGGATCTTCAGGTCCGTGATATTTTTGAATCGGATGATACGCCCATTCCAGGTGACTTGACAGCTGCTAACTTTGGAAAGGTGTATGGAATGGACACATTTTCAAAGGAAGATCAAATGGCAGCTGTCACTAATATGGCAGCGGAAACAATTGTACTCCTCTCCACTCAGGCAGCACTGTCCAAGGGAGTCAGGGACATTGTATTTGTGGGAGGGGCCATTGAAGGTAATACATATTTTAGAAAAAGGCTTGCGACATTCAGGAAAATGATGGACTACACCCCCCATTTTCTTGATAGAGGTCCATTTGTCGGAGCGATTGGTGCAATGCTTTCGGGGAATTGAACAGGGGATTGTAGGGCTGGCTTATGCCAGTCCTTTTTAATGAAAAATGATATATCAGAATTTGCCCATGCTAGGGTTTCTGCATTGATAGAATGAAGTATTCATGATTAAATCAATATAGAATACTTCTGAATGAACGACCCGCAGAAAGTGAAAGGAAGAATAATAATGAATTCACATTTTGAAAGTCCGAATTGGGGCCAAGTCTGGTGGCAGTTAACTCGTCCACATACATTGACTGCTTCTTTTGTTCCGGTCCTGATAGGAACCATCCTGGCTTTATTGTATTCGAGATTCCATTTTTTCTTATTCTTGGCCATGATGCTTGCTTGCCTATTCATTCAAATAGCCACGAACTTATTTAATGAATACTATGATTTCAAAAGAGGGTTGGATACGAAAGAATCCGTCGGAATCGGAGGGGCAATCGTTAAGGGCGAGTTAAAGCCTCGTACAATTTTAAATGCTGCTCTATTATTATATGGTCTTTCTATCCTGCTTGGCGTGTACATCTGTATGAGCAGCAGCTGGTGGCTGGCGATGGTCGGGCTTGCCGGAATGGCTGTCGGCTATTTATACACAGGCGGACCGCTGCCAATTGCTTACACTCCTTTTGGTGAAGTTCTGGCCGGCTTATTTATGGGCAGTATGTTCATACTAATCTCCTTTTTTATTCAAACAGGCATTGTTTCCCGTGAAAGTATATTGATTTCCGTACCCGTAGCTATTTTGGTTGGCGCCATCAATATGGGAAATAATATCCGCGATCTTGAGGGAGACAGGGAGTTCGGCCGTAAAACACTCGCCATCCTGATCGGACCTAAAGGTGCTGTCGTAATCCTTGCCGGCATGTTTATCGCTGCCTATGCATGGATTATTGGGCTGGTCATCTGGGACGCTGCTTCTCCGTGGCTGCTCCTTGTTCTTTTGAGTATAAAAAAACCAATCGATGCAGTTAAAGGCTTTAAGGGGAGGACGTCTGCCAAGGAAATGATGGCTGCCATGAAGGCAACTGCCCAAACAAACACAATCTTTGGATTTTTGATATGCATCGCACTTTTAATTCAATTTTTTATTGAAAAATAAAATTTCTATTGACTTTATCGGAAAAACTGAATATATTAATTTTTAACTAAATAAATGAAACGTTGAAAAGGATTAGTAAAATGCCGCAGTCCTATTTCAGAGAGGGAATTGAGTGGTGAAAGATTCCTATGGGACAGCATTTGAACCTGCCTTGGAGTTCAGCATCAATTGAAGATGCATGCGGAGAAGATCCGTTAACAAAAAGAGTGTGCCAAAGAAGCATTGCTTTGGCAAACAAGGGTGGTACCACCAAGCCTCGGTCCCTTTATGGATCGGGGCTTTTTTGCGTACAAATTTATTGGAGAGATGGGTGAACTACATGGGAAAAGATAAGAAATTTGTAGAAGAAATTACGGCAATGGAAACAGACTTTGCACAATGGTATACAGATGTAGTAAAAAAAGCAGACCTGGTTGACTACGGCTCTGTAAGGGGCTCAATGATCATCCGTCCCTACGGATATGCGATTTGGGAAAATATCCGGGATGTGCTTGATGCAAAAATAAAAGAAACAGGCCATTCGAATGTCTACATGCCGCTCTTTATTCCTGAAAGTCTCCTTCAAAAAGAGAAGGACCATATTGAAGGGTTTGCACCTGAAGTAGCCTGGGTGACTCACGGGGGTGATGAAGAGCTTCATGAACGTTTATGTGTAAGGCCGACATCTGAAATTCTCTTCTGTGAACATTACGCCAATATCATTCACTCCTACCGCGACCTCCCAATGCTTTACAATCAATGGAGCAACGTGGTGCGCTGGGAAAAGACAACACGTCCGTTCCTTCGCTCATTGGAGTTCTTATGGCAGGAGGGCCATACATGCCATGCGGATGAAGAGGATGCTATGGATGAAACATTAAAGATGCTGGATGTCTATGCGAACGTATGCGAGGAATATCTTGCCGTTCCAGTTCTCAAAGGCAGGAAAACGGAAAAAGAAAAATTTGCAGGCGCAGTTTCCACCTATACAATTGAAAGCTTGATGCATGATGGGAAAGCACTGCAGTCAGGGACTTCCCATTATCTAGGCACAGGGTTTGCTGAATCCTTTGGCATTCAATACAGCGATAAAAACGGAGAGCTGCAGCATGTCCACCAAACTTCCTGGGGAATCACCACCAGGCTCATCGGGGCCTTGATCATGGTCCATGGGGATAATAGAGGACTTGTAGTGCCGCCAAGAATTGCACCGACTCAAGTCATGATCGTCCCAATCGCCCAGCATAAAGAGGGTGTCTTGGACCGCGCTTATGAATTGCGCGATTCCTTGAAAAAGGCTGTTCGTGTTGATATTGATGCAAGTGATAAGATGCCAGGATGGAAATTCAATGAATATGAAATGAAAGGCATTCCGCTCCGCCTTGAAATCGGGCCGAAAGACATCGAAAAAAATCAAGTGGTCCTTGCAAGAAGGGATACAGGAGAGAAAGAAATTGTCAGTATAGATGAGTTGAATACTAAAATTCCTGAACTTCTTGAAGAAATACAGAAAAACCTCCTGGAAAAGGCAAAAGACCACCGCGAAAAGAAAACGAATCTCGCAATGAATTTGACAGAGCTCCAAAATAGCCTGAATGACAACCCTGGTTTTGTAAAAGGTATGTGGTGTGGGGAACTTGCCTGTGAAGAAAAAATCAAAGAAGAGACAGGGGCAACTTCCAGATGCATTCCATTTGAACAAGAAAAGATTTCTGATTCCTGCATGTGCTGTGGAAACAAGGCAGATCAATTAGTCTATTGGGCTAAAGCATACTAAATATACGAATTATAACATTCTTCCAATGAAATGAAAGATGCTTGGAAAGAATAAATCCTCTTATTCCGTGGAAACTACGAGTTATATGAACGGATGGGAGTTGCACTGAATGAAACAGCTTTGGAGAACTGCAGCCATTATTTTTGCCCTGAATTTCTGCATATTGGGGATGGCACATGCGCAAAAACCGGTTCCCCCTTATGCAAAGTGGGGGCGATTGGCTGTTGAAAAAACAAAACAAAAATACCCTAAAGCGAATGTCGTAGACTACCTGCATATCGGCCGGGAGATCAAAGGGGCCGATGAGGTTGAAAAATTCAAGCTTTGGCTGAAGGAAGGCAAGAAAGAATTCGGGGTATATGTGACAATCGAATTCGACCCCAAAACGGATCAAGTCAAAAGAATCATCTTAATGAAGACGCCTCGGTGATAAGAAAAGCGAAGGCGCATCGAACAGCTCCGACCAGCATAAGACGGAACTCGAAGGAAATCCTGATTTCCGTAGAGGTACGGCTTATGACTCGAGGGGCTAGGCGCTGGAGCTGGACACCACTTCACTCAGAATCTTTATACTTTCTTTTCTATTAAAAAATATGCAAAAGAAAAAGAAGCCTATTTGGCTTCTTTTTCTTTATTGCCCACGCTCGACACTTTGCTCTTTTAAGATATCCCTTATTTCACGCAAAAGCAGCTCTTGTGGATCTGTTTTCGGGGCAGCGGGCTTTTGTTCCTTACGTTTGAACTGTGTGATAAGTTTAACAAAAAAGAAAATGGAAAAAGCTACAATGAAGAAATCAACGACTGATTGTAGGAAGGCACCGTAGGTAATGTGTGCTTTGTAAAAGTCGATGGAAAGTTTGGAGATATCAATACCTCCCAATAACATTCCGACAATCGGTGTAATGATATCATTTACCAAGGATGTCACGATCTTGCTGAAAGCAGCGCCGATAATGACCCCAATGGCTAAATCCATTACATTCCCTTTCAAGGCGAATTTTTTAAATTCCTGCCACATATGTTTCGCTCCAATTCTATATGTATTCTCCGATTATTATAGCGAAAAAGATTCACTTGTAAAAGAAGGGGATTATCTTGAAAAGCCAAAGCGACAATGACTAAAATATAAATAGATTCAGAAATTTTGTTTGATAGAATAGGGGGTGCAGTATGTTTGTCCTGTTATTGACCATGCTTGAGCGGCTTGGCATCATTGTGACCATTGCTTTTATTTTGACACGCTTTCGATTTTTCAGGGCAATGATTTATGAGAGGGAATTAAAAAAGAAACAGCAATATATCGCCATCCTGTTTTTCGGCTTTTTTGGAATCATTGGTACATACAGCGGAGTGACATTCAATGCAGATTCACTGGACTTTAACCGGTGGGCGAGCGGATTGACCCATGATGAAGCGATTGCGAACTCGAGGGTGATCGGTGTCGTGATTGCTGGTCTGCTTGGAGGATACAAAGTGGGAATCGGTGCCGGATTGATTGCCGGCATCCATCGTTTCACGCTAGGGGGTTTTACTGCGGCTGCATGTGGTCTAGCCACTATTTTAGCAGGGATAATTGCCGGAGCTTTTCATAAAGAACATCGGCAAATCAAACTCACCAATGCTTTCTTCATTGGGGCAGGTGCAGAAATGGTACAGATGATCATCATCCTTTTTTTAGCCGATCCATTCTTAAAAGCATTGAATCTTGTTGAAATGATTGGCATTCCCATGATTTTTGCAAATGGAATCGGTTCTGCCCTGTTTTTGCTGGTCATTAAAAATGTGGTGAGTGAAGAAGAAAAGGCTGGTGCCCTTCAAGCTCAGGTGACACTAAGGATAGCAAATAAAACCATTCCATTTTTGAGGAAAGGATTGAATGGGGAATCAGCGGAAGCGGTGTGCAGCATTTTAATAGAAGAAATGAAGGCTTGTGCCGTATCAATAACAAATCAAGAAAGAATTTTAGCTCATATTGGCAAGGGGAGGGATCATCATTGTCCCGATGAACCCATTCAAACACAGATTACAAGACAGGTGCTTGAGACAGGGGAAATGATCGTTGCCAATGAAAAATCCATTGATTGTGTTAAAAAGGACTGCCCGCTTAATGCTGCCGTCATTGCACCGTTAAGACAAAGGGGGAAGACAGCAGGGACGCTTAAAATTTATTTTCAATCGGAGAAAGAAATCAACAATATCAGCATCGAATTGATATCAGGACTTAGCAGCCTTTTAAGCAACCAATTGGAGATGGCTGAAGCTGAGCATGCCTTTCAATTAGCGAAAGAGGCAGAAATCAAAGCACTGCAGGCGCAGATTCATCCTCATTTTTTATTCAATACGATGAACACCATCGTTTCACTCATTAGGGTTGATGCTGATAAAGCAAGGAAGCTGCTTGTTTCGTTTTCAAATTTCATCAGGCAGAATTTGCATGGGACAACCGAAACGACTACAACCATCGGGAATGAGTTAGATCATGTGAAAGCATATCTTTCAATTGTAGAAACACGATTTGTCGATAAGATCCAGATTGAATACCAAATAGATGAAAAGGCACTTACAGTGAAAATCCCTCCGCTGACACTGCAGCCATTGGTGGAAAATGCCTGTCAGCACGGGTTCAGGGATAAACAAGAACAATGGAACCTGGAAATCTCAGTTCAAACAGTAAGTGAAGGGACAATTGTAGGGGTAAAGGACAACGGATACGGGATTGAAGAGAAGATGCTGGAGCGGATGGGAAAGGAATTAATGGCTTCCGAGTCAGGTTCAGGACTTGCTTTATATAATATCAATAGGAGACTCTCCATATTGTACGGGCCAAAATCGACATTGAAGATTCAAAGCAAGATTGGGGAAGGGACGATGGTATCGTTTTTCATCCCATCAAGGGAGGAAGGATGAAATGAATTCAGGAATCAGTGTACTGCTCGTAGATGACGAACACTACAGCAGATTAGAGTTGAAACATTTGTTGAATGAAAGGTCTCACTTTTCCATCATTGGTGAAGCGGACAATGGGGAAAGTGCTGTGATGAAAACGATTCAACTGCAGCCGGATGTCGTTTTTTTGGATGTTGAAATGCCGAAAATGGGCGGGATGGAAGCTGCAAAGGCATTGATGGAATTGAAAAGCCCCCCTTTAATTGTTTTTGCAACGGCTTATCCGCAATTTGCCGCAGAAGCATTTCGTTATGAAGCGATCGATTACTTATTAAAGCCATATGATGAAATTCAGCTTGACCAAACAATTAAAAGGATTGAAAAACAATTTTCTGCCCCTGCTCAATCCAATGAAAGTGTTAAACCAGTCGGGAAGCTTGCTGTTGAAGGGGAAGGGGAAATCTTCTACCTCGATCCGAATGAAATTGTTTATATCCATAGAGAAGATAAATTAACAAAAATCGTTACATTGAAAAAGGAATTTGATTCAAAGATGCCTTTAAAAGAAATGGAAAATCGTCTTTCGCCATTTTCATTTTTCCGCATACATAAAAGCATCCTTGTAAATCTTGATTATGTGGCTAAATTGACGCCTTGGTTCAGCGGCACTTATCAGCTGGAGCTGAAAGGGATGGAAGGAAATCTTTCTGTCAGCCGCAATTATGTGAGAGAACTGAGGGCGAAACTAGAAATCTAAGTGTTGTTATATACAGGATAACTCAGGAATTCAACCTCTTGTACTTGAATTTCTACATGTTAGCCCTTTTTTAACTTTTAGAATATTCACATCCCTTATACTTGGTGTAAGCGCATTCATTTATTTTAGTAAGCTAAGGGGGAAATGAAATGTTTACATTTTTAGGGGGAATCATTCTTTTAATCATTGGCTATTTCACGTATGGGAAATTTGTGGAGAAGGTGTTTGGGGTTAAGGAAGCACGAACTACTCCAGCATATACCCATAAAGATGATGTGGATTATCTGCCTATGAATACAAAGAAGAATTCATTGATTCAGCTATTGAATATTGCGGGCGTAGGTCCGATTTTTGGTCCTATCATGGGTGCCCTGTATGGTCCGGTTGCTTTCATTTGGATCGTCGTCGGGTGCATCTTTGCAGGTGCAGTGCACGACTATTTGACTGGTATGATTTCTATTCGAAACCGGGGAGCTCATCTTCCGGAATTGGCAGGTAAATTCCTCGGAAAATTCATGAAGCATGTCGTCAATGCATTTGCTATTTTGCTTCTACTCCTTGTAGGAACGGTTTTTGTTACATCTCCAGCAGATCTTCTTTATAATCTGATGGATGGCTGGATGGGCTTGGGAATCATTTTAGGGGTCATTTTTCTTTATTATGTTCTTGCGACTATTCTTCCAATTGACAAAATCATTGGACGCTTTTATCCGATTTTCGGATTGCTGCTTCTAATCAGTGCTGTTGGAGTTGGGGTAAGATTGATTTGGACAGGTGCACCAATTCCTGAATTGACACTTCAAAATATGCATCCGGGTCATGCACCGATCTTCCCGCTGCTATTCTTGACGATTTCCTGTGGTGCTCTTTCAGGCTTCCATGCAACACAGACTCCAATTATTTCAAGGACTACAGAAAGAGAAGGACAAGGAAGAAAGATTTTCTACGGAATGATGATTGCAGAAGGCATCATTGCCATGATCTGGGCAGCTGCAGCTATGAGTTTGTTTGATGGATACAGTGGTTTAAACGATATGCTTGCCAATGGCGGACCTGCTGGAATTGTCAGCAAAGCTTCGACATTGATGCTCGGTTCTGTAGGTGGTACTCTTGCCATTCTTGGGGTCATCATCCTGCCGATTACGTCAGGGGACACTGCATTCCGCAGCGCAAGGATGATTATCGCTGACTACTTCAATCTTTCACAGAGAAAAATCATGAGCCGTCTTTGGATCGCTATTCCAATGTTCGTGATTTCTTTCGCACTGACTAAAATCGATTTCACATTACTGTGGAGGTACTTCTCATGGGCCAATCAATCCACTGCGGTCATAGCCCTTTGGGTTGGAGCAATGTATCTGTTCATTGCGAAAAAGAACTATTGGATTGCCATCATTCCAGGCATCTTCATGACAATGGCGACCATGACCTATATCTTCAACGCTGGAATCGGCTTCGGTCTATCATTAAATGTTTCTTATGTGATTGGAGCGGTCATTACAGTTGCCATCACGGTCATATTCTTTATTGCAGCGAATAAAGCGCGTGCGAAAGAAGTTCCACTTGAAGAAGATATTTCAGGATGGAATAGTGTTGCATAATGGGGTGCTGCAGTCCGGGCAATCGTACCATTGTAAATGAGGAAGAAGAAAAATTAAATGATCGCGGCAAAGACAGTATTCCTATCGGGATCAAAATCGTTTCAATACTGATTGTCATAGCTGTGATTGCTGGCCTTATGGTATTTAGTTAAAATTAGTATAGCCCTATGACATTTAGTTGTGGGGCTTTTACAATTTAAGAGGGAGGAAAATCTAAATGAAATTATTAATTGTGGGAGCAGGAGCTGTCGGAGGCTATTTTGGCGGGAGGTTGGCCGAAAAAGGAGAAGATGTGACATTTCTTGTCAGGGAAAAGCGAAAAGAGCAGCTTAAGGAAAACGGTTTAACCATTCAATCTACACACGGAAATATACATATTGAACCAAAGGT contains:
- a CDS encoding carbon starvation CstA family protein — protein: MFTFLGGIILLIIGYFTYGKFVEKVFGVKEARTTPAYTHKDDVDYLPMNTKKNSLIQLLNIAGVGPIFGPIMGALYGPVAFIWIVVGCIFAGAVHDYLTGMISIRNRGAHLPELAGKFLGKFMKHVVNAFAILLLLLVGTVFVTSPADLLYNLMDGWMGLGIILGVIFLYYVLATILPIDKIIGRFYPIFGLLLLISAVGVGVRLIWTGAPIPELTLQNMHPGHAPIFPLLFLTISCGALSGFHATQTPIISRTTEREGQGRKIFYGMMIAEGIIAMIWAAAAMSLFDGYSGLNDMLANGGPAGIVSKASTLMLGSVGGTLAILGVIILPITSGDTAFRSARMIIADYFNLSQRKIMSRLWIAIPMFVISFALTKIDFTLLWRYFSWANQSTAVIALWVGAMYLFIAKKNYWIAIIPGIFMTMATMTYIFNAGIGFGLSLNVSYVIGAVITVAITVIFFIAANKARAKEVPLEEDISGWNSVA
- a CDS encoding DUF3889 domain-containing protein, which translates into the protein MKQLWRTAAIIFALNFCILGMAHAQKPVPPYAKWGRLAVEKTKQKYPKANVVDYLHIGREIKGADEVEKFKLWLKEGKKEFGVYVTIEFDPKTDQVKRIILMKTPR
- the mscL gene encoding large conductance mechanosensitive channel protein MscL codes for the protein MWQEFKKFALKGNVMDLAIGVIIGAAFSKIVTSLVNDIITPIVGMLLGGIDISKLSIDFYKAHITYGAFLQSVVDFFIVAFSIFFFVKLITQFKRKEQKPAAPKTDPQELLLREIRDILKEQSVERGQ
- the proS gene encoding proline--tRNA ligase, with amino-acid sequence MGKDKKFVEEITAMETDFAQWYTDVVKKADLVDYGSVRGSMIIRPYGYAIWENIRDVLDAKIKETGHSNVYMPLFIPESLLQKEKDHIEGFAPEVAWVTHGGDEELHERLCVRPTSEILFCEHYANIIHSYRDLPMLYNQWSNVVRWEKTTRPFLRSLEFLWQEGHTCHADEEDAMDETLKMLDVYANVCEEYLAVPVLKGRKTEKEKFAGAVSTYTIESLMHDGKALQSGTSHYLGTGFAESFGIQYSDKNGELQHVHQTSWGITTRLIGALIMVHGDNRGLVVPPRIAPTQVMIVPIAQHKEGVLDRAYELRDSLKKAVRVDIDASDKMPGWKFNEYEMKGIPLRLEIGPKDIEKNQVVLARRDTGEKEIVSIDELNTKIPELLEEIQKNLLEKAKDHREKKTNLAMNLTELQNSLNDNPGFVKGMWCGELACEEKIKEETGATSRCIPFEQEKISDSCMCCGNKADQLVYWAKAY
- a CDS encoding sensor histidine kinase, with translation MFVLLLTMLERLGIIVTIAFILTRFRFFRAMIYERELKKKQQYIAILFFGFFGIIGTYSGVTFNADSLDFNRWASGLTHDEAIANSRVIGVVIAGLLGGYKVGIGAGLIAGIHRFTLGGFTAAACGLATILAGIIAGAFHKEHRQIKLTNAFFIGAGAEMVQMIIILFLADPFLKALNLVEMIGIPMIFANGIGSALFLLVIKNVVSEEEKAGALQAQVTLRIANKTIPFLRKGLNGESAEAVCSILIEEMKACAVSITNQERILAHIGKGRDHHCPDEPIQTQITRQVLETGEMIVANEKSIDCVKKDCPLNAAVIAPLRQRGKTAGTLKIYFQSEKEINNISIELISGLSSLLSNQLEMAEAEHAFQLAKEAEIKALQAQIHPHFLFNTMNTIVSLIRVDADKARKLLVSFSNFIRQNLHGTTETTTTIGNELDHVKAYLSIVETRFVDKIQIEYQIDEKALTVKIPPLTLQPLVENACQHGFRDKQEQWNLEISVQTVSEGTIVGVKDNGYGIEEKMLERMGKELMASESGSGLALYNINRRLSILYGPKSTLKIQSKIGEGTMVSFFIPSREEG
- a CDS encoding 1,4-dihydroxy-2-naphthoate polyprenyltransferase, yielding MNSHFESPNWGQVWWQLTRPHTLTASFVPVLIGTILALLYSRFHFFLFLAMMLACLFIQIATNLFNEYYDFKRGLDTKESVGIGGAIVKGELKPRTILNAALLLYGLSILLGVYICMSSSWWLAMVGLAGMAVGYLYTGGPLPIAYTPFGEVLAGLFMGSMFILISFFIQTGIVSRESILISVPVAILVGAINMGNNIRDLEGDREFGRKTLAILIGPKGAVVILAGMFIAAYAWIIGLVIWDAASPWLLLVLLSIKKPIDAVKGFKGRTSAKEMMAAMKATAQTNTIFGFLICIALLIQFFIEK
- a CDS encoding LytR/AlgR family response regulator transcription factor, producing MNSGISVLLVDDEHYSRLELKHLLNERSHFSIIGEADNGESAVMKTIQLQPDVVFLDVEMPKMGGMEAAKALMELKSPPLIVFATAYPQFAAEAFRYEAIDYLLKPYDEIQLDQTIKRIEKQFSAPAQSNESVKPVGKLAVEGEGEIFYLDPNEIVYIHREDKLTKIVTLKKEFDSKMPLKEMENRLSPFSFFRIHKSILVNLDYVAKLTPWFSGTYQLELKGMEGNLSVSRNYVRELRAKLEI
- the coaW gene encoding type II pantothenate kinase, with the translated sequence MDKKQIGIDAGGSLIKIAYFENGMLHTKMYSNEQTDEFMGWISFLSLNHKVVLTGGKAVKLRNHFQGSKVIPEFEATAIGTDYLLKKEKNVMGAYILTMIGTGTSIQYIHQGKGERLLGSGIGGGSILGLGRLLTGSTNFHELMELAEKGQAGKLDLQVRDIFESDDTPIPGDLTAANFGKVYGMDTFSKEDQMAAVTNMAAETIVLLSTQAALSKGVRDIVFVGGAIEGNTYFRKRLATFRKMMDYTPHFLDRGPFVGAIGAMLSGN